A DNA window from Pongo abelii isolate AG06213 chromosome 2, NHGRI_mPonAbe1-v2.0_pri, whole genome shotgun sequence contains the following coding sequences:
- the LOC134761088 gene encoding uncharacterized protein LOC134761088 has protein sequence MGSGRGETPSTSISIFPFTGGQDKSGVETWQRRPAATQLPVARMARRRGAASRAPSLLPPFARAPRSSARLLGSGPGGVWAGEREERVAACPWSAGLQAPPAVPLSRAHPGGGGGGASQPRSQPQGRLGTCSPARPTLLAAFQRLLGPLGVSPPYQPSEQSCWKNQPGRRALPGETGKNRDCQVQVKSTFPPADQAPTLSLTPSPTQRSQGKEGSPTCARWWRRGLEREERAEGWCAHPQPQVTPASALALVPSLSRPSAPPGSVPPGCACVYPRAPLRGLFRRWRLRASQPCTRELE, from the coding sequence ATGGGCTCCGGGCGCGGAGAAACTCCCTCAACATCCATCTCCATCTTCCCATTCACTGGAGGGCAAGACAAAAGCGGAGTGGAGACTTGGCAGCGGCGCCCGGCAGCTACTCAGCTGCCCGTGGCACGCATGGCTCGCCGAAGAGGGGCAGCCTCCCGCGCGCCCTCCCTTCTGCCACCCTTCGCCCGCGCTCCCCGCAGCTCCGCTCGCCTGCTCGGCTCCGGCCCTGGCGGCGTCTGGGCCGGGGAGCGCGAGGAGCGGGTGGCCGCGTGTCCTTGGAGCGCTGGCCTTCAGGCGCCCCCGGCAGTCCCGCTAAGCAGAGCGCatcccggcggcggcggcggcggcgcctcCCAGCCGCGCTCCCAGCCTCAGGGCCGCTTGGGGACTTGCTCTCCAGCCCGGCCCACGCTCCTAGCCGCTTTCCAGCGTCTCTTGGGGCCCCTTGGCGTTTCTCCTCCCTACCAACCTTCTGAACAAAGTTGCTGGAAGAACCAACCTGGTCGCCGGGCTTTGCCCGGCGAAACTGGCAAGAATAGGGACTGTCAGGTGCAAGTGAAATCTACCTTCCCGCCCGCTGACCAAGCGCCGACCCTCAGCCTTACCCCCTCCCCAACGCAAAGGAGCCAAGGAAAGGAGGGATCTCCGACCTGTGCGAGGTGGTGGCGGCGAGGACTAGAAAGAGAGGAGCGTGCGGAGGGCTGGTGcgcccacccccaaccccaggtGACCCCCGCCTCCGCGCTGGCCCTGGTCCCCTCCCTCTCCCGGCCGAGCGCGCCTCCGGGGTCAGTCCCTCCGGGCTGCGCGTGTGTGTATCCCAGAGCTCCGCTCCGGGGTCTGTTCCGCCGCTGGCGGCTCCGCGCCTCACAGCCCTGCACTAGAGAACTGGAGTAG